The Bacillota bacterium genome window below encodes:
- a CDS encoding electron transfer flavoprotein subunit alpha/FixB family protein, with product MTPKKFWVISEQQKLLAELVNGVKALVQGEVLINAVAVGNLQAAEAALAAGAHHVFMYRLDGRVQVEGCYRRLAQLIKETGGDLVLVGATKRGKTLAALLAAELESGLATEVTVLDWSGDLITTQRFVFGGLAVSTDTFVSGIPIVTIPPRMWESPAIPATAGPGDSRTPLNGELVEISGEEGPVRVLEQRPRQSGAVNLDDAQVVICIGRGVKKREDLVMFEELAGLLEGVLACTRPVAEEEGYRWFSEDSYIGISGRKVKPRLYLSIGSSGQIQHVVGCRDAGIILGIDKNEDAPIFEASDYGIVGDLYQVVPELIKRIREIKSR from the coding sequence ATGACACCGAAAAAGTTTTGGGTTATTTCCGAACAGCAAAAGCTCCTTGCCGAACTGGTTAACGGAGTTAAGGCCCTGGTCCAGGGTGAGGTCTTAATTAATGCCGTTGCGGTGGGAAACCTTCAGGCGGCAGAAGCTGCACTTGCGGCCGGCGCTCACCATGTATTCATGTATCGACTGGATGGACGAGTGCAGGTTGAAGGGTGTTACCGCCGTCTTGCTCAATTAATTAAAGAAACAGGCGGAGATTTAGTGCTGGTAGGGGCAACAAAACGGGGTAAAACACTTGCTGCTTTACTCGCTGCAGAACTGGAGAGCGGTCTGGCCACTGAGGTTACAGTGCTGGATTGGAGCGGGGATCTTATTACAACACAACGCTTTGTTTTTGGGGGGTTGGCTGTTAGCACTGATACCTTTGTTTCGGGAATCCCCATCGTTACAATCCCCCCCCGGATGTGGGAATCTCCTGCAATACCGGCCACTGCCGGGCCGGGCGACAGCCGCACTCCTCTGAATGGCGAGCTCGTTGAAATTTCAGGTGAAGAGGGACCTGTTCGAGTTTTAGAACAAAGACCGCGCCAGTCGGGGGCGGTAAATTTAGATGACGCCCAGGTGGTGATTTGTATAGGCCGCGGCGTTAAAAAGCGAGAAGACCTGGTGATGTTTGAAGAACTGGCCGGTTTGCTCGAGGGGGTTCTGGCCTGCACGCGCCCCGTTGCCGAGGAAGAGGGGTACCGGTGGTTTTCTGAAGACTCCTACATTGGAATTTCAGGGCGGAAGGTGAAGCCTCGCCTTTATCTTAGCATCGGGAGTTCTGGACAAATCCAGCACGTTGTGGGCTGCCGCGATGCCGGGATAATTTTAGGAATCGATAAAAATGAAGACGCCCCCATCTTTGAAGCATCCGATTACGGAATTGTTGGCGATCTCTACCAGGTTGTGCCGGAACTTATTAAGAGAATAAGGGAAATAAAATCGCGCTAA
- a CDS encoding electron transfer flavoprotein subunit beta/FixA family protein: MRIVACYKYVQDERDLRINPENQALVTERAAWKISDYDRNALEEAVRVKEEQGGTVYALIAGASHVKVSLKDALARGADEGVFIQEESLALADPGITARVLAKAIQKIGNCDLVFCGEGASDDYAQQVGPRLAVHLGWPAVTYVSRIKVEGGVLRAERKLEDGIEVVEVELPAVVTVTGEINQPRIPSLKQVMGAGKKPVQIWTFDDLALGPADLRAYVRNQAVKGAIVTRKRLVFKGDPAEVIFKVVEALRKEGVI, from the coding sequence TTGCGAATCGTTGCTTGTTATAAATATGTCCAGGATGAACGCGATCTCAGAATTAATCCCGAAAACCAGGCCCTTGTAACAGAACGGGCCGCCTGGAAAATCAGCGATTACGACCGGAATGCCCTCGAGGAAGCGGTGCGGGTGAAGGAAGAGCAGGGGGGCACCGTTTACGCTTTAATTGCCGGTGCTTCTCATGTGAAGGTTTCCCTGAAGGATGCCCTCGCGCGGGGTGCCGATGAAGGTGTATTTATCCAGGAGGAGAGCCTGGCCCTGGCGGATCCTGGTATTACGGCTCGCGTGCTTGCGAAGGCCATCCAAAAGATAGGGAATTGTGACCTCGTTTTTTGCGGCGAGGGTGCGAGCGATGATTACGCCCAGCAGGTGGGCCCGCGCCTGGCGGTTCATTTAGGATGGCCGGCGGTCACCTATGTGAGCAGGATCAAGGTTGAGGGAGGAGTTTTGAGAGCGGAACGCAAGCTGGAAGACGGGATCGAGGTTGTTGAGGTTGAGCTGCCGGCTGTAGTAACGGTGACAGGAGAAATCAACCAGCCCCGGATTCCAAGTTTGAAGCAAGTGATGGGCGCAGGTAAGAAGCCGGTTCAAATATGGACGTTTGACGACCTTGCGCTTGGTCCCGCGGATCTCAGGGCCTATGTCCGGAACCAAGCAGTCAAAGGGGCCATTGTGACCAGGAAGCGCCTGGTTTTTAAGGGAGATCCTGCTGAAGTCATTTTTAAAGTAGTAGAAGCTCTCCGAAAAGAAGGGGTTATTTAA
- a CDS encoding acyl-CoA dehydrogenase, with protein sequence MAYLIGEEHELMRRTVREFAETELASRAKEMDETGNFPWDLVKRAAELNLLGIMVPEEYGGAGSDMLSCAIAIEEVSRANATLGIIIAAHKLGSDALMIAGTEEQKQKYLAPIARGEKLAAFGLTEPGAGSDAGSLATTAERDGDTWVLNGTKCFITNCGPAEIYVVAAKTDKDAGVRGISTFIVEKGTPGFSIGKLEEKMGLHASATGELIMDNCRIPAENILGPVNKGFSIFMKALDGGRVAIAAMALGIAQASLDASVEFSKQRKQFGRPIASFQAIAFYLAEMATKIEAARSLTYRAASLKDAGQPFGKEAAMAKYYASEVAMWCSTKAVQIHGGYGYTKNFPVERYMREAKLTEIGEGTSEVQKLVISRLLTE encoded by the coding sequence ATGGCTTACCTGATCGGTGAAGAGCATGAATTGATGCGGCGGACGGTACGGGAATTTGCGGAAACAGAATTGGCGTCGCGCGCCAAAGAAATGGACGAAACCGGAAATTTCCCCTGGGATTTAGTCAAAAGAGCGGCAGAACTTAATTTATTAGGAATTATGGTGCCTGAGGAGTACGGTGGGGCCGGGAGCGACATGCTGAGCTGCGCCATCGCCATCGAAGAGGTTTCAAGGGCAAACGCAACACTGGGAATTATCATCGCAGCGCATAAACTTGGTTCAGATGCTCTGATGATTGCTGGAACAGAGGAGCAGAAACAGAAGTACCTGGCACCGATTGCCCGCGGCGAAAAGCTGGCAGCCTTCGGCCTTACAGAGCCGGGCGCGGGATCTGATGCCGGCTCCCTGGCAACTACTGCGGAACGCGATGGTGATACCTGGGTTTTAAACGGAACGAAGTGCTTTATTACAAACTGCGGCCCGGCGGAGATCTATGTTGTCGCGGCGAAAACGGATAAGGATGCCGGGGTCCGGGGGATTAGCACCTTTATCGTTGAGAAAGGAACACCCGGTTTCTCCATCGGGAAGCTGGAGGAGAAAATGGGTCTTCACGCCTCGGCAACCGGCGAACTGATCATGGACAACTGCCGGATTCCCGCAGAAAACATCCTCGGACCGGTTAACAAAGGTTTTTCAATCTTTATGAAGGCATTAGACGGTGGGCGCGTTGCGATTGCCGCGATGGCGCTCGGAATTGCCCAGGCCAGCCTTGACGCTTCCGTCGAATTTTCCAAACAGCGGAAACAGTTCGGGCGCCCCATCGCTTCCTTCCAGGCGATTGCCTTTTACCTTGCTGAAATGGCGACTAAGATCGAAGCCGCCCGGAGCCTCACTTACCGCGCGGCCTCTCTGAAAGATGCCGGACAGCCTTTCGGCAAGGAGGCGGCGATGGCAAAGTACTACGCCTCTGAGGTGGCGATGTGGTGTTCAACGAAAGCGGTCCAGATCCACGGTGGATACGGCTACACGAAGAACTTCCCGGTCGAGCGCTACATGCGTGAGGCCAAATTGACGGAAATTGGGGAAGGAACCTCGGAGGTTCAAAAACTGGTGATCAGCAGACTTCTCACGGAGTAG